The following nucleotide sequence is from Thermus antranikianii DSM 12462.
GCAAGGTATCCTGGTCCACGGGGCACCTCCTCGTGCTAAGGTGTGCCCCCCTATTAAACACGGACCCTTACACATAAATCCTTACACGACCCCATAAGCCCATGCTCATATCTAGAAACGCTAAACTACCGAACCCCGCCGCATTACGGGTCTTCGTCACGGTGGTGGAGGAAGGAGGAGTAGGCCGGGCAGCCTTGGCCCTGGGCATTACCCAGCCGGCGGTGAGCCAGTACCTGAGGGCCTTGGAGGAGCAAGTGGGCCATCCCCTCTTTGAACGCCGGGGGCGGCATCTGGTGCTTTCCCGGGTAGGAGAAACCCTCCTGCCCGAGGCAAGGCGGGTGGTGCAGGCTTTGGAGGAGTTCCAGCGGGTCTCCCAGGCCATGGGCCGGCTGGAGCTGGGGGAGGTTACCCTGGGAGCCGCCACCACCATGGCCACCTACGTGCTTCCCCTTTTCCTGAAGAACTTCCACGACACCCACCCCGGGGTGAGGGTATACGTGGAAAGCGGCTCCTCCGAGCGCCTGGCGGAACGCCTGCTTATAGGGGAAGTGGAGTTCGCTGTGCTGGAGGGTGTGGAGCACTGGGAAGGCTACGAGCGCCACCTCTTTTACGAGGACGAGCTGGTCCTCATCGTGCCCCCCGACCACCCCTGGGCCGGGCGGGAAACCATCCCCCCCGAGTGGTTAAAGGAGGAAACCCTCATCGTGCGCAAGCCCGGCTCCATGACCTGGCGGGCCCTGGAAAGGGCTTTTGAGCAGGCGGGCTTGGAGCTTAACCCCATCTTCTACACCGACAACAACGAGGTCACCAAGCGCCTGGTGCTGGCGGGGGCCGGGGTTGGGATCGTAAGCCGAGTGGTGGTCCAGCCCAACCTGAAGGTGGGGAACCTCCGGGCCTTAAGGCTGGCTGCGCCCGTGGGGGAGATCCGCCGCTACTTCTGGCTGGTGCACCCCAAGAACGTGGCCAATCCGGCAGCCCGGGCCCTCATCTCCCTGCTTCGCTCCTAGTGAGGCGCATGGCTAGGGCCAGGGCCACCACCATAAGGGAAAGAAGCCCAAGCTCGGCCAAAACCGCCATGAAGGCGGGATCCGCCAGGTCAAACTTCTCCACCGCCTCTG
It contains:
- a CDS encoding LysR family transcriptional regulator, whose translation is MLISRNAKLPNPAALRVFVTVVEEGGVGRAALALGITQPAVSQYLRALEEQVGHPLFERRGRHLVLSRVGETLLPEARRVVQALEEFQRVSQAMGRLELGEVTLGAATTMATYVLPLFLKNFHDTHPGVRVYVESGSSERLAERLLIGEVEFAVLEGVEHWEGYERHLFYEDELVLIVPPDHPWAGRETIPPEWLKEETLIVRKPGSMTWRALERAFEQAGLELNPIFYTDNNEVTKRLVLAGAGVGIVSRVVVQPNLKVGNLRALRLAAPVGEIRRYFWLVHPKNVANPAARALISLLRS